One window of Paenibacillus sp. FSL K6-3182 genomic DNA carries:
- the ligA gene encoding NAD-dependent DNA ligase LigA, whose translation MQQLVAIIAEHNYRYYTLDQPTINDTDYDKLYDELVALEKETGVLLPESPTQRVGGDLLKGFEPYKHRARLWSLDKAQNTEDLLSWNTRLLKAVADYNAKHPEEEPLPQPTYVVELKFDGLTLNLTYEDGQLVQAATRGNGAIGEGILQQVRTIRSVPLTIPWADGIVEVQGEGIMQLSVLAKYNETAAEPLKNARNAAAGALRNLNPRVTAERKLNAFFYNVGYADGVSFADHHEMQKFLNDNRFKVNPYVTYQNTIEEVQEELLRVTEKREQLDFLIDGAVIKVVDMRTREALGYTDKFPRWAVAFKFEAEEAATVLEAVSWEVGRTGKITPVARVEAVELAGVTVQNCTLNNIGDIERKNLKFALGTLVTIRRSNDVIPEILGKADDVPGEEIVFPTVCPSCGTELEQRGAHLFCNNKLGCQPQIIGRITHFASRDAMDIDTFSVMTAEQLYKDCGVRDPADLYALAYDDLIGLERFGEKKALKLLAAFEKSKDRELASFLFALGIPNTGKATTKMLADHYGNLDAIMQAEAAELITLPDVGGIVAESIVGFFQDPIIIASIARMRELGVKAEAEQQLVARNDSVFSGKTVVLTGTLPTMSRDEAAKLLEACGAKISGSVSKKTDFVVAGESAGSKLTKARELGITVIEEETELLRLLGETV comes from the coding sequence ATGCAGCAGCTTGTTGCGATCATTGCAGAGCATAATTATCGCTACTACACGCTTGATCAGCCTACAATAAATGATACGGATTATGACAAGCTCTATGATGAGCTTGTCGCTTTGGAGAAGGAGACGGGCGTGCTTTTGCCTGAGTCGCCGACACAGCGAGTAGGCGGCGATTTGCTCAAAGGTTTTGAGCCGTACAAACACCGTGCTCGTTTATGGAGTTTGGACAAAGCTCAAAATACGGAAGACCTGCTTTCGTGGAATACAAGATTGCTTAAAGCAGTCGCTGATTATAATGCAAAACATCCGGAAGAAGAGCCTTTGCCGCAGCCTACTTATGTCGTTGAGCTGAAGTTCGACGGCTTAACCCTGAATCTGACCTACGAGGATGGACAGCTGGTTCAAGCAGCTACGCGCGGTAACGGTGCGATTGGCGAAGGGATATTGCAGCAGGTTCGAACGATACGTTCTGTTCCACTCACAATTCCATGGGCTGATGGTATTGTTGAAGTGCAGGGAGAAGGCATTATGCAGCTTTCCGTGCTGGCAAAATATAATGAAACGGCAGCTGAACCGCTCAAAAATGCACGGAATGCCGCAGCAGGCGCACTGCGCAATCTTAATCCGCGGGTTACAGCCGAGCGGAAGCTGAACGCATTTTTCTATAATGTAGGCTACGCTGACGGAGTTTCTTTTGCAGATCATCATGAAATGCAGAAGTTTCTTAACGACAACCGCTTTAAGGTGAATCCATATGTAACGTATCAAAATACGATCGAAGAGGTTCAAGAAGAACTGCTGCGTGTAACAGAAAAACGGGAGCAGCTGGATTTCCTCATTGATGGTGCTGTAATCAAGGTTGTAGATATGCGGACGCGGGAAGCACTCGGTTATACGGATAAATTCCCTCGCTGGGCGGTTGCCTTTAAGTTCGAAGCGGAGGAAGCAGCAACAGTACTCGAAGCCGTCTCATGGGAGGTTGGCCGTACCGGCAAAATAACCCCAGTCGCGCGCGTCGAGGCTGTTGAGCTCGCTGGTGTTACTGTACAAAACTGTACGCTCAATAATATTGGCGATATTGAACGCAAAAACCTCAAGTTCGCACTAGGGACACTCGTTACGATTCGCCGCTCAAATGATGTTATTCCAGAAATATTGGGCAAGGCCGATGATGTGCCTGGTGAAGAAATTGTGTTTCCAACGGTATGTCCATCATGCGGAACGGAGCTCGAGCAGCGGGGAGCTCACCTATTCTGCAATAATAAGCTGGGCTGTCAACCGCAAATTATCGGCCGGATCACTCATTTCGCGTCTCGGGATGCTATGGATATCGATACGTTCAGCGTCATGACAGCAGAACAGCTATACAAAGATTGCGGAGTACGTGATCCTGCTGATTTGTACGCACTTGCTTACGATGATTTGATTGGACTCGAACGATTCGGTGAGAAGAAGGCGCTCAAGCTGCTTGCCGCATTTGAAAAGTCCAAGGATAGAGAGCTTGCGTCATTCTTATTTGCTCTTGGCATTCCGAACACGGGCAAAGCAACAACGAAAATGCTGGCTGATCATTATGGAAATTTAGATGCTATTATGCAGGCGGAAGCTGCAGAACTTATTACGCTTCCGGATGTTGGCGGTATTGTTGCTGAGAGCATCGTTGGATTTTTTCAAGATCCCATTATCATTGCGAGTATTGCCAGAATGCGCGAGCTTGGTGTGAAAGCTGAAGCGGAACAGCAGCTGGTTGCGAGAAATGATAGTGTATTCAGCGGGAAGACAGTCGTACTTACAGGTACACTGCCGACGATGTCTAGGGATGAAGCTGCGAAGCTGCTCGAAGCTTGCGGAGCCAAAATCTCAGGCAGTGTATCTAAGAAAACAGATTTTGTTGTAGCTGGCGAAAGCGCAGGAAGCAAGCTGACGAAAGCTCGTGAGCTTGGTATTACGGTTATAGAAGAAGAAACTGAGTTATTGCGACTTTTGGGTGAAACCGTATAG
- a CDS encoding heptaprenylglyceryl phosphate synthase → MNEVWFSSWRHVFKLDPDREISDEQLDAICTSGTDAIIVGGSSGVTFENTVDLMARIRRYAVDCALEVSTLEGAVPGFDGYFVPLVLNTSRAEWITGRQTEGLIEYGSFVPWEETAAQGYIILNEEATAAKVTGAQTELTEAELTAHVRMADRLMRLPVVYLEYSGRFGDMQLVKRARMTATQARVFYGGGIDNADKARQAAEAAHTVVVGNIIYSDLEAALSTVSAVKNV, encoded by the coding sequence ATGAATGAGGTTTGGTTTTCAAGCTGGAGGCATGTGTTTAAGCTCGACCCTGATCGAGAAATTTCCGATGAGCAGCTTGACGCGATTTGTACCTCGGGTACAGACGCAATTATTGTCGGAGGCTCCAGCGGCGTTACTTTTGAGAATACAGTGGATCTTATGGCACGAATTCGCAGGTATGCGGTGGACTGTGCATTAGAGGTTTCTACTTTAGAGGGAGCGGTTCCCGGCTTCGACGGCTATTTTGTACCGCTTGTCCTTAATACGAGCAGAGCAGAGTGGATTACCGGACGGCAAACCGAAGGGCTAATAGAGTATGGCTCCTTCGTTCCTTGGGAGGAAACGGCGGCGCAAGGCTATATAATTTTGAATGAAGAGGCTACTGCTGCAAAAGTTACGGGTGCGCAAACGGAGCTGACAGAAGCAGAGCTCACCGCACATGTGCGAATGGCTGATCGGCTGATGCGCCTGCCGGTTGTTTATTTGGAATATAGCGGACGATTCGGCGATATGCAGCTGGTGAAGCGGGCAAGAATGACAGCCACGCAAGCACGGGTATTTTATGGCGGCGGAATTGACAATGCAGACAAAGCTCGTCAAGCGGCTGAAGCTGCTCATACCGTCGTTGTAGGAAACATTATTTACAGCGATCTTGAAGCTGCGTTATCGACAGTGTCAGCTGTTAAGAATGTTTGA
- a CDS encoding sigma-70 family RNA polymerase sigma factor: MSAEQQAIERLKGGDGSALKWLMEQYGNDILRTAALLLKDHHLAEDVSQEVFITAFQKIKQYRGDGSLRGWLLQMTINRCRSKMRLASWKRLLFRAETGEEMSVHNMMFKAPSDTGVEQWLLASSLRESIEVMPFKYREVIVLYYYQELTIKEIAQVLGEPESTIKSKLLRGRRQLRQQLEEGDWQDETRA; encoded by the coding sequence ATGAGTGCGGAGCAACAAGCGATTGAACGACTGAAAGGCGGTGACGGCTCCGCCCTGAAGTGGCTGATGGAGCAGTACGGCAACGATATTTTGCGGACAGCCGCCTTGCTGCTGAAGGATCATCACTTGGCAGAGGATGTGAGCCAGGAGGTATTTATAACTGCTTTTCAAAAAATAAAACAATACCGCGGCGATGGAAGCCTGCGCGGCTGGCTGCTGCAAATGACAATTAATCGCTGCCGCAGCAAGATGCGGCTCGCTTCATGGAAAAGGCTGCTGTTTCGAGCGGAAACAGGAGAAGAAATGAGCGTACATAACATGATGTTTAAAGCGCCGAGTGATACGGGAGTTGAACAATGGCTGCTGGCCTCATCGCTTCGTGAATCCATTGAAGTTATGCCATTCAAATATCGTGAGGTCATCGTTCTTTATTATTATCAAGAGCTGACCATTAAAGAAATCGCGCAGGTGCTCGGTGAGCCGGAAAGTACCATTAAGAGTAAGCTGCTGCGAGGACGGCGACAGCTCAGGCAGCAATTAGAGGAAGGAGACTGGCAGGATGAAACAAGAGCATGA
- the pcrA gene encoding DNA helicase PcrA — translation MLNYMSIEQAVQKLNPPQRDAVQATDGPLLIMAGAGSGKTRVLTHRIAYLIEKKRVAPWSILAITFTNKASREMQDRVSALVGPSGRDIWVSTFHSMCVRILRRDIDRIGFTSSFSILDSSDQLSVIRGCMKDMNIDTKKVEPKAVQAAISGAKNELITPEQFEQKVGDYFEGIVAQVFTKYQKKLRSNNSLDFDDLIMMTIQLFKDVPEVLEFYQNKFRYIHVDEYQDTNRAQYMLTRMLADKHHNICVVGDSDQSIYRWRGADITNILNFEGDYPEARTIMLEQNYRSTANILDAANAVIKLNTGRKPKKLWTDQGAGDLIALYQADTEHDEGYFVTGEIRKNVNNGYKFANHAILYRTNAQSRVIEEILIKSDIPYQIVGGIKFYDRKEIKDLLGYLKLVSNPDDDISLVRIINVPKRGIGDTTVGKLADEAARRGTSIYRVLNNLGEVEVNARTRTLLREFYEIIDNLTRMVEYLSVTELTEKVLELSQYRMELHQENTLESKARLENIDEFLSVTMDFEKRNEDRTLVAFLTDLALIADIDSLNKDEEEAEKNKDAITLMTMHSAKGLEFPVVFIIGMEESVFPHSRALADNEELEEERRLAYVGITRAEKRLYLTCARMRTLFGRTSSNMPSRFLQEIPESVREGASSGSGGYSRGSVGTRSGVSVTGGTGAAAQGSSRGFAGRAPAGGAPGAGSRSPGMGGTGPAAMGGRGGGVRVSTPLQEAARAAQGSSAAGDASPGTFASGDRVSHGKWGIGVIVSVKGTGKDMELNIAFPAPVGIKRLLAGFAPITKV, via the coding sequence ATGTTGAATTATATGAGTATCGAGCAGGCGGTACAGAAGCTGAACCCGCCGCAGCGTGATGCTGTTCAAGCGACTGACGGGCCGCTTTTGATTATGGCGGGAGCGGGCAGCGGCAAGACTCGCGTTCTGACACATCGAATTGCTTACTTAATAGAAAAGAAGCGTGTGGCGCCATGGAGTATTTTGGCCATCACCTTTACGAATAAAGCATCACGGGAGATGCAGGACCGGGTCAGTGCGCTTGTTGGACCATCAGGGCGGGACATTTGGGTATCTACCTTCCACTCGATGTGCGTGCGTATCCTCAGAAGAGATATCGATCGGATCGGTTTTACATCCAGCTTCTCTATTTTGGACTCTTCGGACCAGTTGTCGGTTATCCGCGGCTGTATGAAGGACATGAACATCGATACGAAGAAGGTTGAGCCGAAGGCGGTTCAAGCTGCAATAAGCGGAGCGAAAAATGAGCTGATTACGCCGGAGCAATTCGAGCAAAAGGTCGGCGACTATTTTGAGGGCATCGTTGCCCAAGTGTTTACGAAATACCAGAAAAAGCTGAGAAGCAATAACTCACTTGATTTTGATGATCTTATTATGATGACGATTCAGCTGTTTAAAGATGTTCCAGAGGTGCTTGAATTTTATCAGAACAAGTTCAGATACATTCATGTGGATGAGTATCAGGATACGAACAGAGCACAATATATGCTGACCCGCATGCTTGCGGATAAACATCATAATATATGCGTAGTAGGTGACAGCGATCAGTCCATCTACCGCTGGCGTGGAGCTGACATTACGAACATCTTGAATTTTGAGGGCGATTATCCAGAGGCGCGGACGATCATGCTGGAGCAAAACTATCGTTCAACAGCAAATATTCTCGATGCAGCAAACGCGGTTATTAAGCTAAATACAGGGCGCAAGCCGAAGAAGCTGTGGACGGATCAAGGCGCGGGCGATCTCATTGCACTCTATCAAGCAGATACTGAACATGATGAAGGATATTTTGTAACTGGGGAAATTCGCAAAAATGTGAATAACGGCTATAAATTTGCCAATCATGCGATATTATACCGTACCAATGCTCAGTCGCGGGTTATAGAGGAAATTTTGATTAAATCGGATATTCCTTATCAAATCGTTGGCGGCATTAAGTTCTATGATCGCAAAGAGATTAAGGATTTGCTCGGATATTTGAAGCTCGTTTCCAACCCGGATGACGATATAAGCTTGGTGCGTATCATTAATGTGCCGAAGCGGGGGATCGGGGATACAACGGTTGGAAAGCTTGCGGATGAAGCTGCGAGAAGAGGCACTTCCATTTATCGTGTATTGAACAACCTCGGCGAGGTTGAGGTAAATGCTCGGACACGGACGCTATTGCGCGAGTTTTATGAGATTATAGACAATCTTACACGGATGGTTGAATATCTATCGGTAACTGAGCTTACAGAGAAGGTGCTGGAGCTGTCGCAGTACCGGATGGAGCTGCACCAAGAGAACACGCTGGAGTCGAAGGCGCGTCTTGAGAATATCGATGAGTTTCTGTCGGTGACGATGGATTTTGAGAAGCGCAATGAGGATCGGACGCTCGTGGCGTTCCTAACTGATTTGGCACTCATAGCCGACATCGATTCCTTGAACAAGGATGAAGAAGAAGCAGAGAAGAACAAAGATGCGATTACACTGATGACAATGCATAGTGCTAAGGGACTTGAGTTCCCTGTCGTTTTCATTATCGGCATGGAGGAGAGCGTTTTTCCGCATAGCCGTGCTCTTGCTGATAATGAAGAGCTTGAAGAGGAGCGGCGCCTTGCATATGTAGGGATTACCCGCGCGGAGAAACGGCTTTATCTGACATGTGCGCGGATGCGGACTTTGTTTGGCCGTACGAGCAGCAACATGCCTTCGCGTTTCCTGCAGGAAATACCAGAGAGCGTAAGAGAAGGCGCTTCTAGCGGCAGCGGCGGTTATTCACGTGGAAGCGTGGGCACTCGCAGCGGCGTTAGCGTCACGGGCGGTACTGGTGCGGCTGCGCAAGGCTCGAGCCGCGGGTTTGCCGGTCGCGCGCCAGCTGGCGGTGCGCCCGGTGCAGGCAGCCGTTCCCCAGGTATGGGGGGAACGGGCCCGGCCGCGATGGGCGGCAGAGGAGGCGGCGTGCGTGTCAGCACGCCGCTGCAGGAAGCCGCTCGGGCGGCTCAGGGCAGCAGCGCGGCGGGCGATGCCTCGCCTGGAACATTTGCGTCAGGCGATCGCGTGTCGCATGGCAAATGGGGAATTGGCGTTATCGTCTCCGTCAAAGGGACGGGCAAGGATATGGAGCTTAACATCGCATTCCCAGCTCCGGTTGGCATCAAGCGATTGCTTGCCGGCTTTGCCCCGATAACAAAAGTATAA
- a CDS encoding DUF3656 domain-containing protein, whose translation MTDTIMRSDIELLAPAGDWDCMRAAVANGADAIFFGVEKFNARARANNFRSEELPEIMAFLHTYGVKGFLTFNILVFEDELRDAQKLIEMCIDAGVDAVIVQDLGLVKLIRELSPDFPIHGSTQMTITSPEAVEFTKPFGLERVVLGRENNLKQIRTIGEQAKLPMEVFVHGALCVSYSGQCLTSEMWGGRSANRGECAQACRLPYDLMVDGEVQPMGDIAYLLSPKDLAAIDIVPELIQAGVTSFKIEGRLKSPEYVANVVSKYRRAIDKYFDGDLSKPSVEDVRELQQSFSRGFTHGFLSGTNNKMLVEGTFPKSRGVYLGRVERIMRDAVTLKIEAPLKRGDGIVFDAGDPTKKEEGGRVYDIRRQGVKIEGEAQEGILIELVAGRNDVDLRKVHVGDRVWKTNDPALDRRLRASFETEKPYRVFPLHVRVTGALGQPMRTWWTDVQKGTTVEVASEIDLEQAQKRPMDAALLEDQLGRLGGTVYQLEKLEVELQGDLIVPIRELNRLRREAVELLAGERPKPPVYVKNAIYASEDAVLADVAKKDILAPQSGKDANLIALCRTLEQVQAAVKTDVAYVYADFEFIKQFPAAVAAAREAGKPIALATPRIHMPGENGYHANILKLQPDAVLVRNTGALYYYLRARAANPDKPFPKLIGDFSLNVANHKAVKLFTEVGLDLITPSYDLNIQQMVDLLESSDTSMLEMVIHQHLPMFHTEHCVYCTFMSEGTDFTNCGRPCEEKRASLQDRIGMAHPVRVDEGCRNTVYNAIEQSGAEYIRNFVGMGVSNFRVEFLEETPEKVLEVLSLYRDALDGRISGTQVWRSLKAINQLGVTRGQLVK comes from the coding sequence ATGACAGATACAATAATGAGATCGGACATAGAGCTGCTGGCTCCGGCTGGCGATTGGGATTGCATGAGAGCGGCCGTAGCAAATGGCGCGGATGCGATATTTTTTGGCGTGGAGAAATTTAATGCCCGCGCACGCGCAAACAATTTCCGCAGTGAGGAACTGCCGGAAATTATGGCATTTTTGCATACGTACGGGGTAAAAGGTTTCCTCACATTTAATATTCTCGTATTTGAGGATGAGCTGAGAGACGCGCAGAAGTTAATCGAAATGTGTATCGATGCAGGCGTGGACGCGGTAATCGTACAGGATTTGGGACTAGTGAAGCTGATTCGCGAGCTGTCGCCAGACTTTCCAATTCACGGCTCTACTCAGATGACGATCACATCGCCAGAGGCTGTCGAGTTTACGAAGCCGTTTGGTCTTGAGCGGGTCGTGCTAGGCCGCGAAAATAATTTGAAGCAAATTCGTACCATTGGCGAGCAAGCGAAGCTGCCAATGGAGGTATTCGTGCATGGTGCGCTATGTGTATCGTATTCGGGTCAGTGTCTCACGTCCGAGATGTGGGGAGGACGCTCGGCCAATCGCGGTGAATGCGCGCAGGCTTGCCGGCTGCCGTATGATTTGATGGTCGATGGCGAGGTACAGCCGATGGGAGACATTGCGTATTTGCTGTCGCCGAAGGATTTGGCGGCGATTGATATTGTGCCGGAGCTCATCCAAGCGGGCGTAACGTCATTTAAAATCGAAGGGCGGCTTAAGAGCCCAGAGTATGTTGCGAATGTCGTGAGCAAATATCGACGCGCGATCGATAAATATTTTGACGGCGACTTGTCGAAGCCGTCTGTGGAGGATGTGCGTGAGCTGCAGCAAAGCTTCTCGCGCGGCTTCACGCATGGTTTCCTGTCGGGAACAAACAACAAGATGCTTGTTGAGGGTACGTTCCCGAAAAGCCGCGGTGTCTACCTCGGCCGAGTAGAGCGCATTATGCGCGATGCGGTTACGCTGAAGATCGAAGCGCCGCTTAAGCGCGGAGATGGCATTGTGTTTGACGCAGGCGACCCGACGAAAAAGGAAGAGGGCGGCCGCGTTTACGATATTCGCCGTCAAGGCGTGAAAATCGAGGGCGAAGCGCAGGAAGGCATATTGATCGAGCTGGTAGCTGGACGCAATGATGTTGATTTGCGCAAGGTTCATGTAGGCGACCGTGTGTGGAAAACGAATGATCCGGCGCTGGACAGACGCCTCAGAGCTTCTTTTGAAACAGAAAAGCCATATCGCGTATTCCCGCTTCATGTTCGAGTGACGGGCGCGCTTGGTCAGCCGATGCGTACCTGGTGGACAGATGTACAGAAGGGGACGACGGTTGAAGTCGCGTCAGAGATCGATTTGGAGCAGGCACAGAAGCGTCCGATGGATGCAGCGCTGCTTGAGGATCAACTGGGCCGTCTGGGCGGCACGGTTTATCAGCTTGAGAAGCTGGAGGTAGAGCTGCAAGGTGATTTGATCGTACCGATTCGTGAGCTGAACAGACTGCGCCGTGAAGCGGTAGAGCTGCTTGCAGGCGAGCGTCCGAAGCCGCCTGTCTATGTGAAGAATGCAATTTACGCAAGCGAGGATGCTGTTTTGGCTGATGTGGCGAAAAAAGATATTTTGGCTCCTCAGAGCGGAAAAGATGCAAACTTGATCGCACTATGCCGCACCTTGGAGCAGGTGCAGGCAGCAGTCAAAACCGACGTCGCTTATGTATACGCCGATTTTGAATTTATTAAACAATTTCCAGCAGCGGTAGCCGCTGCCCGTGAAGCAGGCAAACCGATTGCTCTGGCTACGCCGCGCATTCACATGCCTGGTGAAAATGGCTACCATGCGAATATATTGAAGCTGCAGCCCGATGCCGTACTTGTTCGGAACACTGGAGCGCTTTATTACTACTTGCGCGCTCGTGCAGCTAATCCGGACAAGCCATTTCCGAAGCTGATTGGCGATTTCTCACTGAACGTAGCCAATCATAAGGCAGTGAAGCTGTTTACCGAGGTTGGTCTTGATCTGATAACACCGTCGTATGATTTGAACATTCAGCAGATGGTTGATTTGCTGGAAAGCTCAGATACTTCGATGCTGGAAATGGTTATCCATCAGCATTTGCCGATGTTCCACACGGAGCATTGCGTATATTGCACCTTTATGAGTGAAGGAACTGACTTCACAAACTGCGGACGTCCTTGTGAGGAGAAGCGTGCTTCCCTGCAGGATCGTATTGGCATGGCGCATCCTGTTCGCGTAGACGAAGGCTGCCGCAACACCGTGTACAATGCAATCGAGCAATCGGGTGCTGAGTACATTCGCAATTTTGTAGGAATGGGCGTATCCAATTTCCGTGTCGAGTTTCTAGAAGAAACGCCGGAGAAAGTGCTTGAAGTGTTGTCTCTTTACCGTGATGCGCTTGATGGCCGCATTAGCGGCACGCAAGTATGGCGCAGCCTGAAAGCCATTAACCAGCTTGGCGTTACGCGTGGTCAACTGGTCAAATAA
- a CDS encoding stalk domain-containing protein: MLTMLLPVLLVLAMLPVAAFAAEADNKVEVRLKAGSKTVKINGKATTVEAPFVSNGTTMVPLKVITNAFGAGLKLENGNVITLTYNDRKIVLTFGSKTVKVNGAAKAVAVAPVAVKGSTMVPLRVIVEAFGAKITADNATKETIIIGVRAQSSGTGGTSIDSEFGKTKIGDSYHGWSLNYPAGLIQVDQSDNGEFITWADTADDSKVAAQVNVITERVGDDKLSVEEQRELMISYYDQDEITVDKRTITVGGLTFEKVISYAKQTKMNYEYRGIQKGDKYYIVIVGAKGANKSVLTSYDTFLNSFTPSFNTADKSLKDVTKVKDGVITFKDEDYGLTVKLPTDWNKDYESTTPSFQNDKELFFFSLTSLTAGVTMDNWAQKREARIREDFINSSVRNFVTTPVTLIDGKAVTLSYELSLGEDAWFTYNEIALFSGNYRYSLVYMYPTANSAKSKLTYNQVLASVDIDTALIEKTFGNVEESYDLADRSTKTTKRSSTYGYSIELPTYWYGIQKNFNEDDVLYTFSAGSLNIFESDTPAATVVNSLLQYVNSTEGSAQGSTTKQSNTVTINGKTAQHVVIHTSKPQDDIPYTEEFYIFDSAQGTIVFSLNYYDVRASDSNLKIINDAVQSIRFN, translated from the coding sequence ATGTTAACCATGCTTTTGCCGGTTTTGCTTGTTTTAGCGATGCTGCCGGTAGCTGCATTCGCAGCAGAGGCAGACAATAAGGTTGAAGTACGCTTGAAGGCGGGCAGCAAAACGGTCAAAATTAATGGGAAAGCTACTACGGTAGAGGCTCCTTTTGTAAGCAACGGAACAACGATGGTTCCGCTAAAAGTCATTACAAATGCTTTTGGTGCAGGACTTAAATTGGAAAACGGCAATGTGATCACACTTACTTACAATGACCGCAAGATTGTTTTAACTTTTGGCAGCAAAACAGTAAAAGTGAACGGTGCAGCCAAAGCAGTAGCAGTTGCTCCAGTTGCAGTTAAAGGCTCAACAATGGTGCCGCTGCGCGTTATTGTAGAAGCTTTTGGCGCAAAAATTACAGCTGACAATGCAACTAAAGAAACCATAATTATTGGTGTACGTGCACAATCGTCTGGTACTGGCGGCACATCTATTGATTCCGAATTTGGTAAAACAAAAATTGGTGACAGCTACCATGGCTGGTCATTAAATTATCCAGCAGGCTTGATTCAAGTGGATCAAAGCGATAACGGCGAATTTATTACTTGGGCAGATACTGCCGATGATTCCAAGGTTGCTGCGCAAGTGAATGTGATTACGGAACGTGTAGGCGATGACAAGCTGTCTGTCGAAGAGCAGAGAGAGCTTATGATTTCCTATTATGATCAAGATGAGATTACAGTAGACAAACGCACGATTACAGTAGGCGGTTTAACCTTCGAGAAGGTGATAAGCTACGCTAAACAAACAAAAATGAACTACGAGTATCGCGGTATTCAAAAAGGCGATAAGTATTACATTGTTATTGTAGGCGCTAAGGGTGCGAATAAGTCCGTTTTGACTAGCTATGATACATTCTTAAATAGCTTTACTCCTTCCTTTAATACAGCAGATAAATCGCTTAAGGATGTTACGAAGGTAAAAGATGGCGTAATCACCTTCAAAGACGAGGATTATGGGCTAACGGTTAAGCTTCCAACGGATTGGAACAAAGATTATGAGAGCACGACACCATCGTTCCAAAACGATAAGGAACTTTTCTTCTTTTCTCTCACTTCATTAACAGCAGGCGTTACGATGGACAATTGGGCACAAAAGAGGGAAGCGAGAATTCGTGAGGATTTTATTAATTCCAGCGTTCGCAACTTCGTTACAACACCAGTAACTTTGATTGATGGCAAGGCGGTAACGCTAAGCTATGAGCTTTCGTTAGGTGAGGACGCATGGTTTACCTATAATGAGATTGCTTTATTTTCAGGAAATTACCGTTATTCATTAGTTTATATGTATCCTACCGCTAATAGCGCGAAGAGCAAGCTTACGTACAACCAAGTTTTGGCTTCGGTCGATATTGATACTGCTTTAATTGAGAAAACATTTGGCAATGTAGAGGAAAGTTATGATTTGGCTGATCGCAGCACAAAAACAACAAAACGCAGCTCTACTTATGGTTATTCTATTGAACTCCCAACCTACTGGTATGGTATTCAGAAAAACTTTAACGAAGATGATGTTTTGTATACGTTCAGTGCAGGCAGCTTAAATATTTTTGAGTCGGATACACCAGCGGCTACCGTTGTAAATTCGCTTTTGCAATATGTGAACTCAACTGAAGGCAGCGCGCAGGGAAGTACGACGAAGCAATCCAATACGGTTACGATTAATGGAAAAACGGCACAGCATGTCGTTATCCATACATCCAAGCCACAAGATGATATTCCGTATACAGAAGAGTTTTATATTTTTGACTCTGCACAAGGAACGATAGTATTTAGCTTAAACTATTACGATGTGCGTGCTTCAGACAGCAACCTCAAAATCATCAACGACGCAGTGCAATCGATTCGTTTTAATTAG